The sequence below is a genomic window from Nostoc flagelliforme CCNUN1.
AATCATATCCCAAGCAGTCAAACCGGGATTGGGCGAAATCTGTCCTGGCTTAAGTCCCCAAAAATGCTCAACTTCTGCTCGATGCTGGGGATTTTTTACCACCCGATAACCCGGTAATAAATGCGCCAAACCTCCGGCTTCCCGTCCTCCCATTGCGTTCGGTTGACCAGTGAGAGAAAAAGGGCCAGCCCCAGGTTTACCAATCTGTCCAGTCATCAGGTGCAGGTTAATGATAGTTCTTACCTTAGCCGTCCCTTCTGACGATTGATTTACACCCATTGACCACAAAGACAATACTCGCTGTGATTCACCCCAATAGCGAGCGGCTGTTTCTAAATCTTCAATGCTGATTCCACATTGACGAGCGACAACTTCTGGCGGATAATGCCGAATCACTTCAGCATAAGCCGGAAAGTTGCTCGTGCAGTCGTCCATGAACATGGTATCAATGTAGTTCCAGCGCATCAACAAGTGGGCAATGCCGTTTAACAAGTCGATATCTGTACCGGGACGAATCGCTAAATGCAAGTCAGCAGCTTCTGCGGTTGGTGTGCGACGGGGATCAACCACAATCATTTTGACTTTGCGGTTCTTTTTGTGATACTTCTCCAGTCGATTAAAAACGATGGGGTGACATTCGGCTGTATTAGTACCAATTAAAAATGCACAGTCGGTTAACTCCAAGTCATCGTAACAGCAGGGCGGGCCATCTGAGCCAAAGCTTTGAATGTAGCCAGACACCGCACTAGACATACATAAGCGAGAGTTGGCATCAAAATTATTAGTACCCAAACAGCCTTTCATCAGTTTTTGGGCTAAGTAATAATCCTCAGTTTGAAACTGGCCGGAACCATACATACATAAGGCTTCTGGGCCTTGGGTAAAACGTACTGTTTGAATGCGCTGCGTGATGGTATTAAAAGCTTCATCCCAACTAACGCGGCGAAACTCCTGATCTAAGGAGTCTCGCACCATTGGGTAATGTAATCTATTTTTATCTAAAGATTCTGCGATCGTTGCGCCTTTGACGCAAACCATTCCCTGACTAGATGGATGGGCTTTATCGCCGCGCACCCGCCAAGTTGGATTTCCTTGGCTATCTCGATTAGTTGCTTTGTTATGTTGGGCTGGAGGTGAAACTTCTAAACCACAGCCAACACCGCAGTAAGGACAAAGGGTTTTGGTAAATTCACTCATGGCAGTTGTACCATTTTGTTATTTTGATTGTGCAACCTCAGATGTAGCGGCAGTTTGAGGAGTTTGTGTATTATGCAAAAAGCTTTTTATCGAACCGCAGAGAAGCAAAGAGCGCAGAGAGAATAAAAAGAGATTTTCATGAATTAGGATTGGTATGGAAGGATGAAGTGTAAAGTTCCCTAATTCAGATTTGATAGTGAATTTTACTACTTCATCCTTGAGTTGATTATTCTTCAGTTAAGAAAATAGAGTTTTTAGTTGCTGTTTCTGGTAATTCACCTTCATAAGCAGCTGCAAAGGAACCTTTTGGTTCTTTGAGGAAGAAGGCACACATGAAAGCACAGATTAAAGCAGCTATACCCATTGTGGTAAATAGTGTTGGAGCGTCGGTTAAGCTAAAAATTGTCAGGTAAACTACGCCGCCAAAATTACCGTAAGCTCCCACATTTCCAGCAATCTGTCCAGTAGCTTCCTTTTTAATTAGGGGTACAATGCTGTAAGTTGCACCGCAGCCAGCTTGGGCAAAGTAGGCGGCAAACATTGTAACTGCGATCGCTAGCGGAATTGGCCAGTTACCATTAATAAAATGTGCAATCAAATAACTAAATCCAATACCAGCACTGATAATTGTCATTGTCCATTTACGGGAGCTAAATTTATCAGAAATTAAGCCACCACTAGGACGAGAAACCAAATTTAAGAATGGATAGGTAGCAGCAATCATCGCGGCTACAACATGCTCTAAAGCAAAAGTTTTTTCAAAGAATGCTGGGAGCATGGAAACAACTGCTAGTTCGCTGCCAAAGTTAGTTATGTAAGTGAATTCGAGTAAGGCTACTTGACCAAATTGAAAGCGTTCAGATGGAGCGTAAGTTTTTTTACCAGTTAGAAGTTCTCGGTTTACCTGCCAAGCTTGGTAACTTTGGTAAGCAAACAATCCTGCTAATAGCAACCAAGCCAGATACATTTGGGTCAAAGTTAGGAAGTGAATGTTCTTTTGTTCCAAGCGCCAAGCTAATAAACCTAGAGCGAAAATCAAACCAAAATTCGAGACAATCAGCGCCCAGAAGCTTTTAACGCTCGTGACTTCTAGAGAACCATTTTTCTTAGGTTTCTTGTAGACTTTGCCAGTGGGTGTGTCTTGGACGTTGTTGTAATAAATAACGCCGTAGATGGCTGTAATGATCCCTGTAAATGCGATCGCAAACCGCCAGTTAGAAGCACCACCAGCGAAAAAGCTAGTAGAAACTGCAAGTATCGGTAAGGCAAACTCTGCACCAAAAGCCCCAAAGTTACCCCAACCGCCATAAATGCCTTGAGCAATTCCCATCTCCTTGGGCTGGAACCATTCCCCCACCATGCGGATACCCACAACAAACCCAGACCCGACAATTCCCATCAGCAAACGACTGATGACTAGTTGATTAAAATCTTGTGCTAGCGCTGTCGCTAAACAGGGAACAAGCGCAAACATTAGCAGGATTGAGTAGGTGATTCTGGGGCCAAAACGATCCAGAAGCATCCCAATAATTAGCCGTGCGGGTATTGTGAGAGCAAGGTTACAGATACCCAAAGTTTTTATTTGCTCAGGCGCTAAACTTAGCTCTTTGCCAATGGTTGTAGCGAAGGGAGCAAAGTTAAACCAACAGACAAATGTGAGAAAGAAAGCAAACCAAGTTTGATGTAAGATGCGGTAGCGATCGCTAAATGAAAATAAATTTTTAAGCATTCCAATCTTTCTAATTGAATAAAATACAGAGAAGATGAGCCTTTGACTTCGGAAGTTGTACCTTTTATCTCGAAGGTTGAGCCTTTTAACTCGGAGGTTGAGCCTTTTATCTCGGAAGTTGCACCTTTTATCTCGAAGGTTGAGCCTTTGAACTCGGAGGTTGAGCTTTTTTACTCGGAAGTTGAGCCTTTTTACTCGGAGGTTGCACCTTTTATCTCGGAAGTTGAGCCTTTTATCTCGGAAGTTGCACCTTTTATCTCGCAGGTTGAGCCTTTTATCTCGGAAGTTGCACCTTTAAGGTTGAAGTATGAGTTTTGCCCAATGCCCAATGCCCAATGCCCAATCCCCAATCAGTTCCTAACTAGTAAGGCTTCTTGCTTGAGTTTCGCCCCGAAGTTTTTGATCAGTAAATCTTGCAATACTGGCTGCAAGTCTTCGCATGGTATGCCTTTGGTGACGCAAGCTCCCAAATGGGCATCTTTGCCGACTTTACCGCCCATATATATGTCAACGCCTTCCAAGGTTTTGCCATTTTTGCGAGTTTTAGTTCCCATCAAGCCGATGTCTGCAACTTGGGGTTGTCCGCATGAGTTGGGGCAACCTGTCCAGTGAATTCGGACTGGATTGGTGAAGGTTAAATCTTGTTCTAAGGCTTTAATCATTTCCAGGGCGCGGTTTTTAGTTTCGATGAGGGCAAAGTTGCAAAATTGTGCGCCTGTGCAGGATACTAGCGATCGCGCCAGCAAACCTGGATCAATAGAAAACCTTTCTAGCAAAGACTCTGTTAAAAATGTTGCTAAACGCGAGTCAGAAATGTTGGGGATAACGATGTTTTGCTCAACTGTAAACCGGATTTCGCCACTGCCGTAAACTTCCGCTAGACGGGCAATTTCAAACATATCTTCGGCATACAGCCGCCCGACGGGAATGTTCAAACCTGCGTAATTTAATCCTGGTTGTTTTTGTTTATATACCCCGATATGGTCGCGTTTTTCCCAATCGATTTCGTCTTTTGCTGCTGCGGGTAATAATGATTTACCCAAACGACTTTCTACTTCTGCTCGAAACTTTTCTACACCCCATTCATCAATTAGCCACATTAGGCGCGATTTTTGCCGATTAGCACGCGGGCCATGATCACGAAAGACTTCCAAAACGGCTCTACATACAGCGACTACATCTTCGGGAAGTACCCAAGCATTTAGAGGAATCGCTGGCTCACAACGTTTAGCTGAGAAAAAGCCACCCACAATGATGTTGAAGCCAAAAACTTTTTGGGAAATAGGGAGTAGGGAGCAGGCAGTAGGGGATTGTTCATCATTCCCTACTACTTCGGCTTCGCTCAGTACAAGTCCCCATTCCCCACTTCCTTCTTTAAATGCTGGAACAAAAGCTAAATCGTTAATTTCAGCATGAACTGAATTGTCTCTTCCACCTGCGATCGCAATATTAAACTTCCGTGGTAAGTTGCTAAACTCTGGGTTTCCTTCGCCTTTGTTGGTGAGCATATCTTGAATTTGCTGTACCAACTCTCGTGTGTCATACAACTCATCCGCATCCAACCCCGCCACCGGATCGCCTGTGATGTTGCGGACATTATCCATCCCTGACTGGATACTGGTTAAACCAACTGCGTGAAATCTATTAAAGATATCTGGTAAATCTTCAATTCTGATCCCCCGTAATTGGATATTCTGTCTCGTTGTAATATCAGCGCAACCATCATCACCGTAACGTTGCACTACTTGGGCTAAAACACGCATCTGACTGCTGTTGAGAATACCGTTAGGCATCCGTAACCGCATCATAAACTTACCTGGGGTGACTGGGCGGAAAAACACACCCACCCATTTGAGTCGATGATCGCGATCAGTTTCGTCCATTGCTTCCCACCCCAAGGCGGCAAATTTCTCTATCTCATCCCTGATGGCGAGTCCATCTTTTTGAGCCTTGAATTTCTCGAACTTATTGAGGCTAGTAGTGGTAGTTGCTGTGTCTGTCATAATCTGACTCTCAATGCAAATTACTGAATATGCTGATAATTGCCCAATATCAATCAACCCGTAGTTCCATCAGGTGTTGTATCTACGAAGGATTCTGACTTTTCACGACATTTGGAAAACCTCTCTCTAAATCTCTCTTCCTTTAAGGAGAGAGACTTTGAATTTTCCTCCCTTCCCGCGTCGGGAAGGGGGTTAGGGGGTTAGGTTTTTGGTGGATTCCACATAATGTGAAAAGTTAGACGAAGGTTAGGGAATAAAAACTTAATATTTGCTTAGGGTGAATTATTTTTACTTCAGAGCATTCAACGCGAAACTCCAAATCCGTGATTAGTTAAGGAAAACTTGTTGCTATTTACATCTTGGAAATTTGTCAAGCAGGTTTAGATAATGTTCATGTAACAATTTCGATACTTATAAGTTAAAGGCATATTTCTGTTAAAATCGTATAAACGGCTACGTTTTTTTGGTAAGATTGCTGAAAACGGATAAATAATATGCATTTATTGCATCAAAGCCAGCCGATATCTTACGCAGACCCTTTAACTACGAGTATTTGAAATGATCGAAGGAATTTTAGATTGCCATAAATCAATTCTGAATCCAAAATTGAGTGGCAGATGTTAGCTAAAACTTAGATATTATTTCAGCAGCTATGAAACGTCGTGATTTTATTAATTGGGTAGGTTTGGGTGGGATAGCGAGTTCTCTACCTGTAGCGATGCCTGCGGCGGGCTACGCCTACGCAGCCTGTTCTTCTCAAACGACTCCAGTATCTAGGGATTGGCAAACAGTAGGCACTTCGGCAGAATTAGATAACACTGGTCAATTGCTGGCTAAAAACTCACCTGCTGGGCCTGTGTTGCTAGTCGGTACATCTAAGGCTGCGAATTTGACTGCTGTTAACCCTACCTGTACTCACGCAGGTTGCACCGTAGCATGGAAAGCTGAGACAAAAAAATTCGTCTGTCCTTGTCATGATTCGGAATTTGGCATTGACGGTAAAGTGCAAAAAGGCCCAGCCACAGAAGCCCTTAAAACTTATGCCGTCAAAATTGAGGGTAATTCAGTTCTAGTCAAGCCAAGTTAAACAATACAACTCAGGGTATCGTGAGTAATATCAACCAGCTTTTAGTGCAAGCCCAGACAGCATACGATGCAGCTGATTGGTCATCACTAATTCAATATTTACAACAATTAATTTTAGGGACAGATTCTGAGCATCCAGAGATAGTTAAAAATCGAGAATATCTACTGAGGTTAACACTTTCAATCTTAGAGATGGGCGATTTTCAGCAACGCTGGGAAATCACCAAGGTGTTGACTCGCTTGGGAAATATTGCCATCCCACCACTCATTGAGATATTAGAAGACGAAGATGCAGAGGAAGAATTACGCTGGTATGCAGCACGGACTTTAGGCGAATTTCAACACCCAGAAGCGATCGCACCCTTAATTGAATTGTTGAAAACCGATGAGGATGAAGAACTCAAAGCGATCGCAGCTACAGCACTAGCGCAAATGGGTAGTGTTGCGATTACTTCACTAACTGAACTTCTAGCAGATGAAGATACAAGGCTTTTAGCAGTGCGATCGCTTTCCTGCATTCCCCAAACAGAAACCATCACACCGCTATTGAGTGTAGTGCAAGATCCACAAGCAACAATCCGCACGGCTGCAATTGAAGCCCTCAGCAGCTTTCATGACGAACGTGTGCCACCAGTATTGTTAAACGCTTTGGATGATATAGCCGCCACAGTTAGGCGTGCAGCAATACTTGGTTTAGGTTTTCGCCCCGACTTACGCGAAGCATTAGATTTGGTGAAGAGATTACAACCCAAGCTTTACGACTTTAATATTGATGTTTGTTGTGCAGCCGCAGTTTCCCTTTCTCGAATGGGTTGTGATGAAGCAGCCCAGCAATTATTTAAGCTGCTAATATCACCCCATACACCGCTACCACTGCAATTAGAAACCATCCGCGCTTTAAGTTGGCTGGGGACGTTATCTAGCTTGGAATATTTACAAACAACATTTAATCAAATCACTTCAGAGACACTTTGGCAAGAAATTGTTACAGTTTTGGGGCGAGTGCAAAAGCCGCAAACTACACTAGCCGTAGAAATATTATTGCGAATACTGCGATCGCAACATCCAGCCAGAGAGATTGCCAATATCAAAAGTGCGATCGCTTTATCTTTAGGACAGTTAGGCGAAATGCAAGCTATTGAACCATTGATTTCGCTGCTAGCTGATTCTAATGCATCGGTGAGACTACATGCGATCGCGGCACTGAAAAACTTGAATGGGGAAGCCACATATCAACAATTGCAACAGTTAGCAAATAACCCCGAACTCACACCAGATTTACAACAAGGAATAGCGATCGCTTTGGCGGAATGGTAATTTCGTCAAATTGGAGGTCGGACAATCACCTCTACTATGAAGAGGTGATTGTCCGACTATGATCTAAAGCATATTGCCACTGACCAACTTTATGAAAACCTTTACTGCGATAATTGAGCGAGATTCTGATACTAATCTCTACGTTGGTTATGTGCCTGGATTTCCCGGAGCGCATTCTCAAGGAGAAACCTTAGATGAGTTACAGGAAAATCTACGCGAAGTGATTGAGATGCTTCTAGAAGATGAAGACGCGACATTTGAGACGGAATTTGTTGGTACACAGCAGATCGTGGTTCAGTAAACCATGAGCAACATTTCTGTCCTGAAGCCACAAGAGGTCGTCCGCATTCTAGAAAACCTTGGTTTTGTGGAGGTGCGCCAGAAGGGTTCACACAAGCAGTTTCGTCACCAAGATGGTCGAGGAACAACAGTTCCGTTTCACAAAAGCCGTGATATTTCGCCGAGATTGCTACGCCAAATTGCGAATGATATTGGTTTGTCTGTTGAAGAAATGCTGGAGTCGCAGTGAGATTCATCCTCTCCTTTGGCGTTAGGACATCGGTACAAAGCGGAGAATTCACGAAAAAGGCGGTAAAACCTGATTTATACAAATGTAAATTAGAGAAAAACTACTGTAACAAACTATACTAAATTGTGGATAAAAAACCGTTAACTTAATGAAAGCTATAAATGTAATTCAGGCTACATAAAAATGCGCCTAGAGCAGTTGCAAGCCTTTCTGGCGATCGCACAAACCGGCAGCTTTCAACAAGCAGCGCGAACATCTGGTGTTACCCAATCAACAATTAGTCGCCAAATCCAGGCATTGGAAGCAGATTTGGGTATAGAACTGTTTCACAGAACTAATCATGCAAAATTAACGCTGGGAGGTGAATGTTTACTACCCCGTGCCCGCAAAATTTGCCAAGAATGGCAGACAGCTACAGAAGAATTAGCTGATTTAATCGCCGGAAAGCAGCCAGAACTTTGCATTGCCGCGATTCACTCCCTCTGTGGATCTTACTTACCCCCAGTGTTACAAAAATTTTGCCATGATTATCCAGATGTGCAATTGCGGGTGACTTCATTGGGAAGCGATCGCGCCCTGAAAGTCCTCAAAGATGGATTGGTGGATTTAGCAATAGTGATGAATAATCGCTTCTTAACCACTGCTAGAGAAATGGTGGTAGAAGTACTTTATGATGAACCTATAGAAGTTCTAACCGCAGCCAATCATCCACTAGCCCAATATGAATTAGTCCCTTGGTCGGAGCTAATTCGTTATCCCCAAGTGGTTTTTAAAGATGGTTATGGGATGCAGCGTTTAATACAAGATAGATTTGAGCGAATGGAAGCTACACTCCAAGCAGCTTTAGAGGTAAATACCCTAGATGCCTTCCGAGGAGTGGTGCGCCAAGGAGAATTGATAGCTTTGCTACCTCAATCAGCATTAATGGAAGCTCGTCTTGACCCTACCCTAGCGATTCGTTCCTTAGCTAGCAATAATACTAGTGGTTTAGCAGATAGTTCCAGTTTGACTCGTCGGGTAGTTATGGTAACAACTCAAGATCGGCTTCAAATTCCCCCCATCAAACACTTTTGGCAACTCGTGCGGGAAAATATCCCATTACAAATTGACCAGCAGCGATCGGCTTCTTAAGCGTCATTAGTTATTAGTCATTGGTCATTAGTCATTAGTCATTGGTCATTAGTGATTTTCGGTTATTTACAAAGAACAAATGACAAATGACAAAGGACAATGGACAAATGACAAAGGACAAAGCACAAATGAGCAATATATTTAGGGAATTACTGAAAAAAGTAGGTAGCGGAAACCATACAGGCGAGAACTTAACTCGCGCTGAAGCAGCCACCGCCACTAAAATGATGCTGCTGGGTGAAGCTACACCAGCCCAAATCGGAGCGTTTTTGATTGCTCATCGAATCAAACGTCCTACGGGGGAAGAGTTAGCGGGAATGTTGGATGCTTATGATGAACTGGGGCCAAAACTGCAACCAATCGTCTCTCGGCGACCAGCGATCACTCTTGGTATACCTTATGATGGCAGAACACGCACAGCACCAATTAGTCCGGTAACAGCTTTACTACTCGCCGCAGTTGGACAACCAGTGGTAATGCACGGTGGCGATCGCCTTCCAACAAAGTACGGCTTACCTCTAATAGATATTTGGCAGGGTTTAGGAGTCGATTGGACTGTCCTACCACTAGCAAAAACCCAGCAAGTGTTTGAGCAAACGGGAATTGGCTTTATTTATTTACCCCAGCATTTTCCCTTAACTAACAGTATTTGGGAATACCGCGACCAACTTGGCAAACGTCCGCCATTGGCGACAATGGAGCTAATCTGGTGTCCTTATGCCGGAGATGCTCATGTAATCGCTGGGTTTGTGCATCCGCCGACAGAAGGGATGTTTCAGATAGCTTTGGGGCTGCGGGGAGTAACAAAATTTACATTAGTAAAAGGATTGGAAGGTAGTTGCGACTTACCGCGCGATCGCACTGCAATTATCAGCTTATCTTCATCCGTAGCATCTCAAGAGGTAGAACGATTGCACCTCGTACCGCGTGATTACGGCTTTACTACCAAGAATGTACCCCTTGGAACTACTGAAGAACTGGTGGCGGATATTCAGAAGGTTTTGGCAGGTGAACCAGGCGAACTAATGCAAACAGCCTTGTGGAATGGAGGTTTTTACCTATGGCGGAGTGGTATTTGTCGAGATATGCCAGAGGGTTTGGCTAAGGCAGAAGAATTATTAACTAATGGTGCAGTAGCAGCTAAACTCCAAGAACTCAGCCAGTTAGTAAATTCGCTCTCAGCAGCATTTGTACCAGTGTAATTAATTACGAATTACGTTAGCGTAGCGGTAGCGTTCGCGCAGCGTCTCGTAGAGAGGACCGAGCGTCATTACGTAGTTTGCTTCTTGCCTTTGGCGAGTATTACTAATTATTTGGTCAGCAACTCCTCCAAAATAGATTTTTGTTGCAACCAATCCTGCCCTACCTGGATACTGATATCCGAGCCAAGGTTGCCAGTACTTTCCACACGCACTTCGCCAAACCCCAAAGTGTCACGAATTAATTCGGCACTGTCAC
It includes:
- a CDS encoding molybdopterin oxidoreductase family protein; translation: MSEFTKTLCPYCGVGCGLEVSPPAQHNKATNRDSQGNPTWRVRGDKAHPSSQGMVCVKGATIAESLDKNRLHYPMVRDSLDQEFRRVSWDEAFNTITQRIQTVRFTQGPEALCMYGSGQFQTEDYYLAQKLMKGCLGTNNFDANSRLCMSSAVSGYIQSFGSDGPPCCYDDLELTDCAFLIGTNTAECHPIVFNRLEKYHKKNRKVKMIVVDPRRTPTAEAADLHLAIRPGTDIDLLNGIAHLLMRWNYIDTMFMDDCTSNFPAYAEVIRHYPPEVVARQCGISIEDLETAARYWGESQRVLSLWSMGVNQSSEGTAKVRTIINLHLMTGQIGKPGAGPFSLTGQPNAMGGREAGGLAHLLPGYRVVKNPQHRAEVEHFWGLKPGQISPNPGLTAWDMITGLENGAVELLWIAATNPAVSMPDLERTKKALLRSPFTIYQDAYYPTETSAYAHVLLPAAQWGEKTGVMTNSERVVTLCQAFRQPPREAKADWEIFAEVGRRLGFEKEFAFANSAEVYAEFVKLTKTRPCDMTGISHAQLKAEGPTQWPHPEKSDELRVRSYELESSTPNSSLLTPNSKRLYTNLRFHTPDGRARFGAYYSKGLAEPPNPDYPFVLTTGRLYGHWHTQTRTGRIEKICKMHPEPFIEIHPRDAARLGIVDSMYVEVRSRRGKAKFPAKVTKAITPGTVFVPMHWGSLWANNAEANALTHPESCPDSLQPELKACAVQLIPISVEVTVKDYQLQSSQW
- a CDS encoding NarK family nitrate/nitrite MFS transporter translates to MLKNLFSFSDRYRILHQTWFAFFLTFVCWFNFAPFATTIGKELSLAPEQIKTLGICNLALTIPARLIIGMLLDRFGPRITYSILLMFALVPCLATALAQDFNQLVISRLLMGIVGSGFVVGIRMVGEWFQPKEMGIAQGIYGGWGNFGAFGAEFALPILAVSTSFFAGGASNWRFAIAFTGIITAIYGVIYYNNVQDTPTGKVYKKPKKNGSLEVTSVKSFWALIVSNFGLIFALGLLAWRLEQKNIHFLTLTQMYLAWLLLAGLFAYQSYQAWQVNRELLTGKKTYAPSERFQFGQVALLEFTYITNFGSELAVVSMLPAFFEKTFALEHVVAAMIAATYPFLNLVSRPSGGLISDKFSSRKWTMTIISAGIGFSYLIAHFINGNWPIPLAIAVTMFAAYFAQAGCGATYSIVPLIKKEATGQIAGNVGAYGNFGGVVYLTIFSLTDAPTLFTTMGIAALICAFMCAFFLKEPKGSFAAAYEGELPETATKNSIFLTEE
- a CDS encoding ferredoxin--nitrite reductase, with product MTDTATTTTSLNKFEKFKAQKDGLAIRDEIEKFAALGWEAMDETDRDHRLKWVGVFFRPVTPGKFMMRLRMPNGILNSSQMRVLAQVVQRYGDDGCADITTRQNIQLRGIRIEDLPDIFNRFHAVGLTSIQSGMDNVRNITGDPVAGLDADELYDTRELVQQIQDMLTNKGEGNPEFSNLPRKFNIAIAGGRDNSVHAEINDLAFVPAFKEGSGEWGLVLSEAEVVGNDEQSPTACSLLPISQKVFGFNIIVGGFFSAKRCEPAIPLNAWVLPEDVVAVCRAVLEVFRDHGPRANRQKSRLMWLIDEWGVEKFRAEVESRLGKSLLPAAAKDEIDWEKRDHIGVYKQKQPGLNYAGLNIPVGRLYAEDMFEIARLAEVYGSGEIRFTVEQNIVIPNISDSRLATFLTESLLERFSIDPGLLARSLVSCTGAQFCNFALIETKNRALEMIKALEQDLTFTNPVRIHWTGCPNSCGQPQVADIGLMGTKTRKNGKTLEGVDIYMGGKVGKDAHLGACVTKGIPCEDLQPVLQDLLIKNFGAKLKQEALLVRN
- a CDS encoding QcrA and Rieske domain-containing protein, translated to MKRRDFINWVGLGGIASSLPVAMPAAGYAYAACSSQTTPVSRDWQTVGTSAELDNTGQLLAKNSPAGPVLLVGTSKAANLTAVNPTCTHAGCTVAWKAETKKFVCPCHDSEFGIDGKVQKGPATEALKTYAVKIEGNSVLVKPS
- a CDS encoding HEAT repeat domain-containing protein, producing the protein MVSNINQLLVQAQTAYDAADWSSLIQYLQQLILGTDSEHPEIVKNREYLLRLTLSILEMGDFQQRWEITKVLTRLGNIAIPPLIEILEDEDAEEELRWYAARTLGEFQHPEAIAPLIELLKTDEDEELKAIAATALAQMGSVAITSLTELLADEDTRLLAVRSLSCIPQTETITPLLSVVQDPQATIRTAAIEALSSFHDERVPPVLLNALDDIAATVRRAAILGLGFRPDLREALDLVKRLQPKLYDFNIDVCCAAAVSLSRMGCDEAAQQLFKLLISPHTPLPLQLETIRALSWLGTLSSLEYLQTTFNQITSETLWQEIVTVLGRVQKPQTTLAVEILLRILRSQHPAREIANIKSAIALSLGQLGEMQAIEPLISLLADSNASVRLHAIAALKNLNGEATYQQLQQLANNPELTPDLQQGIAIALAEW
- a CDS encoding type II toxin-antitoxin system HicB family antitoxin, translated to MKTFTAIIERDSDTNLYVGYVPGFPGAHSQGETLDELQENLREVIEMLLEDEDATFETEFVGTQQIVVQ
- a CDS encoding type II toxin-antitoxin system HicA family toxin, giving the protein MSNISVLKPQEVVRILENLGFVEVRQKGSHKQFRHQDGRGTTVPFHKSRDISPRLLRQIANDIGLSVEEMLESQ
- a CDS encoding LysR family transcriptional regulator; its protein translation is MRLEQLQAFLAIAQTGSFQQAARTSGVTQSTISRQIQALEADLGIELFHRTNHAKLTLGGECLLPRARKICQEWQTATEELADLIAGKQPELCIAAIHSLCGSYLPPVLQKFCHDYPDVQLRVTSLGSDRALKVLKDGLVDLAIVMNNRFLTTAREMVVEVLYDEPIEVLTAANHPLAQYELVPWSELIRYPQVVFKDGYGMQRLIQDRFERMEATLQAALEVNTLDAFRGVVRQGELIALLPQSALMEARLDPTLAIRSLASNNTSGLADSSSLTRRVVMVTTQDRLQIPPIKHFWQLVRENIPLQIDQQRSAS
- a CDS encoding anthranilate phosphoribosyltransferase family protein; this translates as MSNIFRELLKKVGSGNHTGENLTRAEAATATKMMLLGEATPAQIGAFLIAHRIKRPTGEELAGMLDAYDELGPKLQPIVSRRPAITLGIPYDGRTRTAPISPVTALLLAAVGQPVVMHGGDRLPTKYGLPLIDIWQGLGVDWTVLPLAKTQQVFEQTGIGFIYLPQHFPLTNSIWEYRDQLGKRPPLATMELIWCPYAGDAHVIAGFVHPPTEGMFQIALGLRGVTKFTLVKGLEGSCDLPRDRTAIISLSSSVASQEVERLHLVPRDYGFTTKNVPLGTTEELVADIQKVLAGEPGELMQTALWNGGFYLWRSGICRDMPEGLAKAEELLTNGAVAAKLQELSQLVNSLSAAFVPV